From the Helicobacter pylori genome, one window contains:
- a CDS encoding DUF3971 domain-containing protein, which translates to MNKRKHVSKKVFNVIILFVAVFTLLVVIHKTLSNGIHIQNLKIGKLGISELYLKLNNKLSLEVERVDLSSFFHQKPTKKRLEVSDLIKNIRYGIWAVSYFEKLKVKEIILDDKNKANIFFDGDKYELEFPGIKGEFSLEDDKNIKLKIINLLFKDIKVQVDGNAHYSPKARKMAFNLIVKPLIEPSAAIYLQGLTDLKTIELKINTSPMKSLAFLKPLFQRQSQKNLKTWIFDKIQFASFKIDNALIKANFTPSEFIPSLLENSVVKATLIKPSVVFNDGLSPIKMDKTELVFKNKQLLIQPQKITYETMELTGSYATFSNLLEAPKLEVFLKTTPNYYGDSIKDLLSAYKVVLPLDKISMPSSADLKLTLQFLKNTAPLFSVQGSVNLQEGTLSLYNIPLYTQNANISLDITQEYQYIYIETTHTRYENMLDLDAKIALDLNKKILSLDSLVHKIRFNTNNNINMRSYGLNNDQDNPQPAKFSLDLKSLHSIIQEGENSEVFRRKIIDTIKAQSEDKFAKDVFYATGDTLKNLSLNFDFSNPNHMQWSVPQLLLEGEFKDNAYVFRIKDLKKIKPYSPIMKYFALEDGSLEVSTSDFINIDFFAKDLKITLPIYHSNGRQFDSLSLFGSINKDEISVYTPSKSISIKVKGDQKDITLNNIDLSVDDFLDSKMPAIAELFSKERKEKPSSKEIQDEDVFISAKQRYEKAHKIIPISTRIHAKDVVLIYKKMPFPLENLDIVAQDDRVKIDGNYKNAMIMADLVHGALYLKAHNFSGDYINTILQKDFVEGGLFTLIGALEDQVFNGELKFQNTSLKNFALMQNMINLINTIPSLIVFRNPHLGANGYQIKTGSVVFGITKEYLGLEKIDLVGKTLDIAGNGIIELDKNKLDLNLEVSTIKALSNVLNKIPIVGYLVLGKEGKITTNVNVKGTLDKPKTQVTLASDIIQVPFKILRRIFTPIDIIVDEVKKNIDSKRKLK; encoded by the coding sequence ATGAATAAAAGAAAACATGTATCTAAGAAAGTGTTCAATGTCATTATTTTGTTTGTGGCAGTATTCACTCTTTTAGTCGTCATTCACAAAACCCTTTCAAACGGCATTCACATACAAAATTTAAAAATTGGAAAGCTTGGCATTTCTGAATTATACTTAAAACTCAATAACAAGCTTTCTTTAGAAGTTGAGCGGGTTGATCTCTCTTCTTTCTTCCATCAAAAACCCACTAAAAAGCGTTTAGAAGTTTCTGATTTGATTAAAAATATCCGTTATGGCATTTGGGCGGTGTCTTATTTTGAAAAACTTAAAGTCAAAGAAATCATTTTAGACGATAAAAATAAAGCCAATATCTTTTTTGATGGGGATAAATACGAGTTAGAATTTCCAGGAATCAAAGGGGAATTTTCCCTAGAAGACGATAAAAATATCAAGCTTAAGATCATCAATTTGCTCTTTAAAGACATTAAAGTCCAAGTGGATGGCAACGCCCACTATTCACCTAAAGCTAGGAAAATGGCGTTCAATTTGATTGTCAAGCCTTTAATTGAACCCAGTGCTGCAATTTATTTGCAAGGGCTAACCGATTTAAAAACCATAGAATTAAAAATTAACACTTCCCCAATGAAAAGCCTAGCGTTTTTAAAGCCCCTTTTCCAACGCCAATCGCAAAAAAATTTAAAAACATGGATTTTTGACAAGATCCAATTTGCTAGCTTTAAAATTGATAACGCTTTAATCAAGGCTAATTTCACTCCTAGCGAGTTTATCCCATCGCTTTTAGAAAATTCTGTAGTTAAAGCCACTTTGATTAAGCCTTCAGTCGTTTTTAATGATGGCTTATCGCCCATTAAAATGGATAAAACCGAATTAGTTTTCAAAAACAAACAATTACTCATACAGCCCCAAAAAATCACTTATGAAACCATGGAATTAACCGGCTCTTACGCCACTTTTTCCAATTTGTTAGAAGCCCCTAAGTTGGAGGTTTTTTTAAAAACGACCCCTAATTATTATGGCGATAGCATTAAGGATTTATTGAGCGCTTATAAAGTCGTTTTACCTTTGGATAAAATCAGCATGCCATCTAGTGCGGATTTGAAACTCACCTTACAATTCTTAAAAAACACCGCCCCCTTATTTAGCGTTCAAGGCAGCGTTAATTTGCAAGAAGGCACCCTCTCGCTCTATAATATCCCTCTTTATACGCAAAACGCTAATATAAGCCTAGATATTACCCAAGAATACCAATACATCTACATAGAAACTACCCACACCCGCTATGAAAACATGCTGGATTTAGACGCTAAAATCGCTTTAGATTTAAACAAAAAAATCCTTTCTTTAGATTCTTTAGTCCATAAAATACGATTCAACACTAACAATAATATCAACATGCGTTCTTATGGCTTGAATAACGACCAAGATAACCCACAGCCTGCTAAATTTTCTTTAGATTTAAAAAGCTTGCATTCTATCATTCAAGAGGGTGAAAACTCAGAGGTGTTTAGAAGAAAAATCATAGACACCATTAAAGCCCAAAGTGAAGATAAATTCGCCAAAGATGTTTTCTATGCTACAGGAGACACTCTTAAAAACCTTTCTTTGAATTTTGATTTTTCTAACCCCAACCACATGCAATGGAGCGTGCCACAACTCTTATTAGAGGGCGAATTTAAAGATAACGCCTATGTTTTTAGAATCAAAGATTTGAAAAAAATCAAGCCCTATTCCCCTATTATGAAGTATTTCGCCTTAGAAGATGGTTCTTTAGAAGTTTCTACGAGCGATTTTATTAATATTGATTTTTTTGCTAAAGATTTGAAAATCACTTTACCCATCTATCATAGCAACGGCAGGCAATTTGATTCCCTCTCTTTATTTGGTTCTATCAATAAAGATGAAATTTCTGTCTATACTCCAAGCAAAAGCATATCCATAAAAGTTAAGGGGGATCAAAAGGATATTACCCTTAATAACATTGATTTGAGTGTTGATGATTTCTTAGATAGTAAAATGCCAGCTATTGCGGAATTATTCTCAAAAGAACGAAAAGAAAAGCCTAGCTCTAAAGAAATCCAAGATGAAGATGTTTTCATTAGCGCCAAACAACGCTATGAAAAAGCCCACAAAATTATCCCTATCTCTACACGCATCCATGCTAAAGATGTCGTGCTGATCTATAAAAAAATGCCTTTTCCTTTAGAAAATCTTGATATTGTCGCTCAAGACGATAGGGTGAAAATTGATGGCAATTATAAAAACGCCATGATCATGGCGGATTTAGTGCATGGGGCTTTGTATCTTAAGGCTCATAATTTTAGCGGGGATTATATCAACACTATCCTCCAAAAAGATTTCGTAGAAGGGGGCTTATTCACGCTTATTGGGGCTCTTGAAGATCAGGTTTTCAATGGCGAATTGAAATTCCAAAACACAAGCTTAAAGAATTTCGCCCTCATGCAAAACATGATCAATCTCATCAACACCATTCCCTCCCTCATTGTCTTTAGAAACCCTCATTTAGGGGCTAATGGCTATCAGATCAAAACCGGCTCCGTTGTTTTTGGGATCACTAAAGAATATTTAGGGTTAGAAAAAATTGATCTTGTCGGCAAAACGCTTGATATTGCTGGCAATGGGATCATTGAATTAGACAAAAACAAATTAGATTTGAATTTAGAAGTTTCCACTATCAAGGCTTTGAGTAATGTTTTAAATAAAATCCCTATCGTGGGCTATCTCGTTTTAGGAAAAGAAGGTAAAATCACCACTAATGTGAATGTCAAAGGCACGCTGGATAAGCCTAAAACTCAAGTAACTTTAGCGTCAGATATTATCCAAGTGCCTTTTAAGATCTTGCGCCGTATTTTCACGCCCATTGACATCATCGTGGATGAAGTCAAAAAAAACATTGATTCAAAAAGGAAATTAAAATGA
- the mltG gene encoding endolytic transglycosylase MltG, with protein MTTKRVNTATNKIMTLNTFLDTCFLLFISILFYLSIPIYPNKVVVVPQGSLKKVFFSLKEQGVDINALDLLLLRLMGMPKKGYIDMGDGALRKGDFLVRLIKAKAAQKSATLIPGETRYFFTQILSETYQLGVGDLNEAYESIAPRLNGAVIEDGVIWPDTYHLPLGEDAFKIMQALIGQSLKKHEALSKQWLGYYHKEEWFEKIILASIVQKEAANIEEMPLIASVIFNRLKKGMPLQMDGALNYQEFSHAKVTKERIKTDNTPYNTYKFKGLPKNPVGSVSLEAIRAVVFPKKTDFLYFVKMPDKKHAFSATYKEHLKNINLSNNHF; from the coding sequence ATGACGACTAAAAGAGTGAATACTGCCACAAACAAAATAATGACATTGAACACTTTCTTAGATACATGTTTTCTTTTATTCATCAGTATTCTTTTTTATTTAAGTATACCAATTTATCCTAACAAAGTGGTGGTTGTCCCGCAAGGTTCGCTCAAAAAAGTGTTTTTTTCTTTGAAAGAGCAAGGCGTGGATATTAACGCTTTGGATTTGCTTTTGTTGCGCCTAATGGGCATGCCTAAAAAAGGCTATATTGACATGGGCGATGGGGCTTTAAGGAAGGGGGATTTTTTAGTCCGTTTGATCAAAGCGAAAGCGGCGCAAAAAAGCGCGACTTTAATCCCTGGAGAAACCCGCTATTTTTTCACGCAAATTTTGAGCGAAACTTACCAGTTAGGAGTTGGCGATCTCAATGAAGCTTATGAAAGCATCGCTCCACGATTAAACGGCGCTGTGATAGAAGATGGGGTGATATGGCCAGACACTTATCATTTACCCTTAGGGGAGGACGCTTTTAAAATCATGCAAGCTTTGATCGGTCAATCCCTTAAAAAACACGAAGCTTTAAGCAAACAATGGCTTGGATACTACCATAAAGAAGAATGGTTTGAAAAAATCATTCTCGCTTCTATTGTGCAAAAAGAAGCCGCTAATATTGAAGAAATGCCCCTGATTGCGAGCGTGATTTTTAACCGCTTGAAAAAAGGCATGCCTTTACAAATGGATGGGGCTTTGAATTACCAGGAATTTTCACACGCTAAAGTGACAAAAGAGCGCATTAAAACCGATAACACCCCCTACAATACTTATAAATTTAAGGGCTTGCCTAAAAATCCTGTGGGGAGCGTGAGCCTAGAAGCGATTAGGGCGGTGGTATTCCCTAAAAAAACTGACTTCTTGTATTTTGTGAAAATGCCGGATAAAAAACATGCTTTCAGCGCGACTTATAAGGAGCATTTAAAAAACATCAATCTTTCTAATAATCATTTTTAA
- a CDS encoding 4Fe-4S dicluster domain-containing protein: MAKMNAPDGVAVWVNEDRCKGCDICVSVCPAGVLGMGIEKERVLGKVAKVAYPESCIGCVQCELHCPDFAIYVADRKDFKFAKVSKDAQERSERVKANKYMLLEETILEGRGK, from the coding sequence ATGGCTAAAATGAACGCTCCAGATGGGGTTGCCGTTTGGGTGAATGAAGACAGGTGTAAGGGTTGTGATATTTGCGTATCGGTATGCCCTGCTGGGGTTCTTGGCATGGGGATTGAAAAAGAAAGGGTGCTTGGAAAAGTGGCCAAAGTAGCCTACCCAGAGAGCTGTATCGGTTGCGTGCAATGCGAGTTGCACTGCCCGGATTTTGCGATTTATGTGGCTGACAGGAAGGATTTCAAATTCGCTAAAGTTTCTAAAGACGCTCAAGAAAGAAGCGAAAGGGTTAAAGCCAATAAATACATGCTCTTAGAAGAGACTATTTTAGAAGGGAGAGGCAAATAA
- a CDS encoding 2-oxoglutarate synthase subunit alpha produces MREIISDGNELVAKAAIEVGCRFFGGYPITPSSDIMHAMSVALPKCGGHFIQMEDEISGISVSLGASMSGTKSMTASSGPGISLKVEQIGYSFMAEIPLVIADVMRSGPSTGMPTRVAQGDVNFLRHPIHGDFKAVALAPANLEEAYTETVRAFNLAEMLMTPVFLLMDETVGHMYGKVQIPDLEEVQKMTINRKEFVGDKKDYKPYGVAQDEPAVLNPFFKGYRYHVSGLHHGPIGFPTEDAKIGGDLIDRLFHKIESKQDIINENEEMDLEGAEIVIIAYGSVSLAVKEALKDYHKESKQKVGFFRPKTLWPSPAKRLKEIGDKYEKILVIELNKGQYLEEIERVMQRKVHFFGQANGRTISPKQIIAKLKEL; encoded by the coding sequence ATGCGTGAGATTATTTCTGATGGGAATGAATTAGTCGCTAAAGCGGCGATTGAAGTGGGGTGTCGGTTTTTTGGGGGCTATCCTATCACGCCAAGCTCGGATATTATGCATGCAATGAGCGTGGCTTTACCCAAATGCGGCGGCCATTTTATCCAAATGGAAGATGAAATCAGCGGGATTAGCGTGTCTTTAGGAGCGAGCATGAGCGGGACGAAGTCTATGACAGCGAGTTCTGGTCCTGGTATTTCATTGAAAGTGGAGCAAATCGGTTATTCTTTCATGGCAGAAATCCCTTTAGTGATCGCTGATGTGATGCGTTCAGGTCCATCAACTGGGATGCCCACTCGTGTGGCTCAAGGCGATGTGAATTTTTTAAGACACCCCATACATGGGGATTTTAAAGCCGTCGCGCTCGCTCCTGCAAATTTAGAAGAAGCTTACACCGAAACCGTTCGCGCGTTTAACTTGGCTGAAATGCTCATGACTCCTGTGTTCTTACTCATGGATGAAACCGTGGGGCATATGTATGGCAAGGTGCAAATCCCGGATTTAGAAGAAGTGCAAAAGATGACTATTAATCGTAAGGAATTTGTGGGCGATAAAAAGGACTACAAGCCTTATGGGGTTGCGCAAGACGAGCCGGCCGTTTTAAACCCTTTCTTTAAAGGCTATCGCTACCATGTTTCAGGCTTGCACCATGGGCCCATTGGCTTTCCTACTGAAGACGCTAAAATCGGGGGGGATTTGATTGACAGATTATTCCATAAGATTGAATCCAAACAAGACATTATCAATGAAAATGAGGAAATGGATTTAGAGGGTGCTGAAATCGTTATCATCGCTTATGGTTCGGTTTCTCTAGCGGTTAAAGAAGCCTTGAAAGATTACCATAAAGAAAGCAAGCAAAAAGTCGGCTTTTTCAGGCCTAAAACCTTATGGCCAAGCCCGGCTAAACGCTTGAAAGAAATAGGGGACAAATACGAAAAAATCCTTGTGATTGAATTGAATAAGGGGCAGTATTTAGAAGAAATTGAAAGGGTTATGCAAAGAAAGGTGCATTTCTTTGGTCAAGCCAATGGGCGCACGATTTCGCCCAAACAAATCATCGCAAAATTGAAGGAGCTTTAA
- a CDS encoding 2-oxoglutarate ferredoxin oxidoreductase subunit beta — MAFNYDEYLRVDKIPTLWCWGCGDGVILKSIIRTIDALGWKMDDVCLVSGIGCSGRMSSYVNCNTVHTTHGRAVAYATGIKLANPSKHVIVVSGDGDGFAIGGNHTMHACRRNIDLNFILVNNFIYGLTNSQTSPTTPNGMWTVTAQWGNIDNQFDPCALTTAAGASFVARESVLDPQKLEKVLKEGFTHKGFSFFDVHSNCHINLGRKNKMGEASQMLKWMESRLVSKRQFEAMSPEERVDKFPTGVLKHDTDRKEYCEAYQEIIEKAQGKQ; from the coding sequence ATGGCGTTTAATTATGATGAATATTTGCGTGTGGATAAAATACCCACTTTGTGGTGCTGGGGCTGTGGCGATGGCGTGATTTTAAAATCCATTATCCGCACGATTGATGCCTTAGGTTGGAAAATGGATGATGTGTGCTTGGTGAGCGGGATTGGTTGCAGCGGACGCATGAGTTCGTATGTGAATTGCAACACCGTTCACACCACGCATGGTAGGGCTGTAGCGTATGCGACAGGGATTAAACTGGCTAACCCTAGTAAGCATGTGATCGTGGTTTCTGGCGATGGCGATGGCTTTGCGATTGGAGGCAATCACACCATGCACGCATGCAGAAGAAACATTGATTTGAATTTTATTTTAGTGAATAATTTTATTTATGGTTTGACCAACTCCCAAACTTCGCCCACCACGCCTAATGGCATGTGGACGGTTACGGCTCAATGGGGGAATATTGACAACCAATTTGACCCATGCGCTTTAACCACCGCTGCAGGGGCGAGTTTTGTAGCTAGAGAGAGCGTTTTAGACCCTCAAAAGTTAGAAAAAGTGCTTAAAGAAGGTTTCACGCATAAGGGCTTTAGCTTCTTTGATGTCCATAGCAATTGCCATATCAATTTAGGGCGTAAGAATAAAATGGGCGAAGCGTCTCAAATGCTGAAATGGATGGAAAGCCGATTAGTGAGCAAACGCCAGTTTGAAGCCATGAGCCCTGAAGAAAGGGTGGATAAATTCCCTACAGGCGTTTTAAAGCATGACACGGACAGGAAAGAATATTGCGAAGCGTATCAAGAAATCATTGAAAAAGCACAAGGAAAACAATAA
- a CDS encoding 2-oxoacid:acceptor oxidoreductase family protein has translation MEAQLRFTGVGGQGVLLAGEILAEAKIVSGGYGTKTSTYTSQVRGGPTKVDILLDRDEIIFPYAKEGEIDFMLSVAQISYNQFKSDIKQGGIVVIDPNLVTPTKEDEEKYQLYKIPIISIAKDEVGNIITQSVVALAITVELTKCVEENIVLDTMLKKVPAKVAETNKKAFEIGKKHALEALKK, from the coding sequence ATGGAAGCACAGTTACGATTTACAGGCGTTGGAGGGCAAGGCGTGTTGTTAGCGGGAGAGATTTTAGCTGAAGCTAAGATTGTGAGCGGAGGCTATGGCACTAAGACTTCCACCTACACTTCGCAAGTGCGTGGAGGGCCTACTAAAGTGGATATTTTGCTGGATAGAGATGAAATCATTTTCCCTTATGCTAAAGAGGGCGAGATTGATTTCATGCTTTCAGTCGCTCAAATCAGCTACAACCAGTTTAAAAGCGACATTAAACAAGGCGGTATCGTTGTCATTGATCCCAATCTAGTAACCCCCACTAAAGAAGATGAGGAAAAATACCAGCTTTATAAAATCCCTATCATTAGTATCGCTAAAGATGAAGTGGGTAACATTATCACGCAATCTGTGGTGGCGCTAGCCATTACCGTGGAGCTGACTAAATGCGTGGAAGAAAATATCGTTCTAGATACCATGCTTAAAAAAGTCCCTGCAAAAGTCGCTGAAACGAACAAAAAAGCCTTTGAAATTGGCAAAAAACATGCTTTAGAAGCTTTGAAAAAATAA